In Porites lutea chromosome 9, jaPorLute2.1, whole genome shotgun sequence, a single window of DNA contains:
- the LOC140947357 gene encoding anoctamin-4-like yields the protein MLFAAAFPLAPLIALLTNAIDMKIDASRLLWIDRRPVAFRAEDIGMWYSILEFLNVAGVVTNSFLVAFTSSYGRSWEGDPTTSNRTELVFNSTSNATDQVVIITEHLAGPSRLWLIIGFEHIVFSIKFLIAYIIPDTPADVKMVLSKEKFHVSRILAQAGVRKGFGNKLTESATSFKNRGAESSGSSFAYSTEVKHTASGRRLLENGTNSGSYDNNEALEVIVKGVPSGTTVGRHVRSPRLEPLPKSYTSKHSIRS from the exons ATG TTATTTGCCGCAGCATTTCCGCTGGCCCCACTGATCGCACTGCTGACAAAtgctattgatatgaaaatagaTGCCAGTAGATTGTTGTGGATAGACAGACGACCCGTTGCCTTCAGAGCTGAAGATATAG GCATGTGGTACAGCATTTTGGAGTTCCTAAACGTTGCAGGCGTGGTTACCAACTCATTCCTGGTGGCTTTTACATCATCTTACGGTCGCTCATGGGAAGGTGACCCAACAACAAGCAACAGAACTGAGTTGGTGTTTAACAGCACGTCAAATGCAACAGATCAAGTTGTCATTATTACGGAGCATTTAGCTGGGCCAAGTAGACTGTGGCTTATAATTGGCTTTGAA catattgtgttttcaataaagttcTTGATCGCTTACATCATTCCTGATACTCCTGCTGATGTCAAGATGGTCCTTTCCAAG GAAAAGTTTCACGTGTCAAGAATTCTTGCTCAAGCAGGTGTGCGGAAGGGGTTTGGGAACAAACTTACAGAATCGGCCACCTCTTTCAAAAATCGCGGCGCCGAGAGTAGTGGTTCTTCATTTGCCTACTCAACGGAAGTCAAACATACCGCGAGCGGAAGAAGGCTTCTCGAGAATGGCACTAATAGTGGGTCTTATGACAACAATGAAGCGCTTGAAGTGATAGTAAAAGGTGTACCTTCAGGGACTACTGTGGGGAGGCACGTGAGGTCCCCCCGGTTAGAACCTCTTCCTAAAAGTTACACATCCAAGCATTCGATAAGATCGTGA